Proteins encoded by one window of Lycium ferocissimum isolate CSIRO_LF1 unplaced genomic scaffold, AGI_CSIRO_Lferr_CH_V1 ctg9964, whole genome shotgun sequence:
- the LOC132046235 gene encoding uncharacterized protein LOC132046235, translating to MADRSIKKPVGVIDEILVQVGKFMFPADLVILDYAVDKDIPIILGRPFLATGRALMDYEKNEIKLLVNDEEVTFQASKGMKLPSAYENISVINSFDGIDDDVEHKMKEESLGEALAATGEL from the coding sequence ATGGCGGACAGATCCATCAAGAAGCCAGTTGGGGTTATAGATGAAATATTGGTACAAGTAGGTAAGTTCATGTTTCCTGCTGATTTAGTTATTCTGGATTATGCGGTTGATAAAGATATTCCCATCATCTTGGGAAGACCCTTCCTTGCTACGGGCAGAGCGCTTATGGAttatgaaaagaatgaaatcaagttGCTAGTGAATGATGAAGAAGTGACTTTCCAAGCAAGTAAGGGGATGAAGTTGCCAAGTGCTTATGAGAATATATCGGTTATTAATTCATTTGATGGGATTGATGATGATGTCGAAcacaaaatgaaagaagaaagtttgggagaAGCTCTTGCTGCTACTGGTGAACTTTGA